DNA sequence from the Acidothermus cellulolyticus 11B genome:
CCCGGCCGCGGCGTCCACCCGGGCACATGGCGCTATCGGCGCAACCGCGCCGTCCGCCTCGCGGCCGTGGTGTCCACCCGGCTGGGCTGCCCGGGCGCAACCGCCCGCCGCCTGCTTCCGCCGTCCGAGCGACACCCTATGCTCGTGCCGTGCCGGCACTGAATCTGCTCAATGTGGCCGGCGTCTTCGGTGCGGGAATTGTTGCCGGAACAGTGAATACCATTGTCGGGTCCGGTTCGCTGCTCACTTTCCCCGTTCTGCTTGGCGTCGGCCTCTCGCCTCTTGCCGCGAACGTGACCAACACGGTCGGCTTGGTGCCTGGATCGGTGAGCGGCGCCCTCGGTTACCGGCGGGAATTGCGTGGTCAACGACGCCGCTGCCTGCGGCTGGCCGTCTCCTCGCTAATCGGAGGATGTGTCGGCGCGGTTCTGCTCCTTGTCTTGCCAAGCCGATCGTTCGAGCGGATTGTGCCGTTCCTCGTGCTTATGGCGTCCTTGCTGGTTCTCGTCCAGCCGCGGTTGGGCAGAATCGTCGCCCGGCGCAACTCCGCACGCGGACACGATCCGCAGCGAACCGATCCCATCCTTGACACCACGAACGGACTGACCGCCGTCTACGGCGGCTATTTCGGTGCAGCACAAGGCGTGATATTGATGGCGTTGCTCGGCATCTTCGTCCCCGAGGATTTGCAGCGTCTCAACGCTGTCAAGAACGTGCTCGCTGCGCTGGTGAACGGTATCGCTGCACTGCTCTTTGCGTTCTTTGCCCCGGTGGCCTGGTGGTTTGCGCTCGTCGAGGCCTTGGGGGCTGTGGTTGGCGGGCAACTCGGCGCGGTCGTCGGCCGGCGCATCCCGCCGCGCCTGCTCCGCGCGGTCATTGTCATCGTCGGATTGGTTGTCGCGGCCAAGCTCTTCGCCTCCTGGTAAGAGCCTGGCCGAAACGCTGGCGTACGCCGGGCAGAGTCGGCACCAGGAGTTCCGCCACAGCTGCCGAGGGCCGTGCCGGCACCAGGAGCGTCGCCCGAGCTGCCGAGGGCACGGCTTCTCGCAGCCCAGCTTCCGTCGGCCGGAATGACCGAGGCCTACGTGCCAAGCGCCGAGCGTACCGCGGCTGGCTCGTGACGAGCCAGGCGTACCGCGGCCGACTCGTCATGAGCTCGTCAATAGGGACGCCGGCCACCGATCGCCGTACGAATCAAGGCAAGCAGCACGATCACGATCGCCGCAGCGATGATCAACGCGCGAACGAGCGTGCTGAAGAGCAGCGCCAGCGCCATCCCGACGACAAAGCCGCTGCCGAACCATGCCACGGCGCCCCGCACACCGCGCATCAAACCACCGCGGCGGCGGGAGAAGAGGTCCAGATCATTCATGGAAGTTCTCTCACTACGGTCAGGAGGAGGCCGGAGGTAGGGCGGATGCCGGCGAGACGCTCTTCGCGATCTGCCAGCGCCCTTTCTTTACGGTACGCGATTGACCGGCGCCGCGCCGGGATGGACGCCGATCCGTCGCTGTCTGCCAGGGAAGGTGCGGCCCGCCTGGAGTGACCGGGCTGCAGCGTCGCCATGGACGCCGATCCGTCGCTGTTGCAGCGTCCGCACAGGCTCGATCCCGCCCCCGCCAGGCCCGGACCCGTGGTGCGGCATCATGCGGGCGTGGCAGAGGTCGTCCCGATCTACGATCCCCAGGATCCGCGGCTCGCCGATTACCGGGCGCTGACCGACGTCGAGCTGCGCAAACGGGTTGAACCAGCGCACGGAATCTTCATCGCCGAGAGTGCTCTGGTCATCCAGCGGGCGCTGGCCGCCGGGTATCGGATGATCTCCGCGTTCGTCTCCGACCGCTGGCTGGATGAGCTTGCCGACCAGTTGTCCAGCGTCGAGGCGCCGGTGTACGTCGGCGCTCCAGAGGTGCTGCAATCGGTGACCGGCTTTCACGTCCACCGAGGAGCCCTTGCCGCATTCGCTCGGCGTCCGCTTTCGTCGGTCGAGGAGATCCTGCGCACGTCGCGGCGGATCGTCGTCCTTGAAGACGTCAACAACCACACGAACCTCGGCGCCGTCTTCCGGTGCGCGGCTGCGCTCGGCATGGACGGCGTGCTGCTGAGCCCCCGATGCGCGGATCCGTTGTATCGGCGCAGTGTCCGGGTGTCGATGGGCGCGGTCTTCGCGATCCCGTACGCGCGCTTCGACACTTGGCCTGATGAGCTGACCGGCGTCTCCGCTGCTCAGTTCCGTCTGCTTGCCCTGACCCCTGATCCGGCCGCAACCGACATCCGGACCCTTCGGGTTGCGGCCGGTGAGCGGATCGCCCTAATGCTCGGTGCTGAAGGCCCGGGGCTGTCGAAACAGGCACTCGACCGGGCGGAGCTGCGGGTCCGCATTCCCATGCACGCCGGGGTGGACTCGCTCAACGTTGCGGCAGCCGCGGCGATCGCGTGTTTTGTGGTCGGCGAGCCGGCGCCGCCACGGCTCGACTAAACGGAAGGGGCCGCCGAATCGGTGGGGGGGACGATCCGGCGGCCCGGTCTAGTGAGGCTCCGCCATCAGCCGGAGCGACGTTCTCTTCAAATCCACGTCGTGTCGCGCATGGCCGCCTCCCTTCGCGCACTCCGGGCTCCCGGGTGCCTGCGAAGGCGAGTCGGCTCGCCATCACCTATCTCGGCACCGCGTGAGCCGAACTAAAAACCGATCAAAGCACCAAAAACCGACAAGTGTGCGAGATACGCCACATCTAGTAACGACAGCTAGATTCGCGGCGAATAGAACATGCGACACGAGACGACATCAGATCGACTCAGCAGACAACGGAGGGTGCGAAGGGGTAGGCTCGGCTCACCAACCAACCGCCGGCCAACCTGCGACCGGCTGCGGTTGGACGTTCGGCGGGGGATGGGCGTTCACTAGGGGTGGTGCGGTGGCTCGAGCCCTTGGGAGTCGTCGCCGGGTGACCGTGCTCCCTCGCGCATGGGCACTCGCGACCATGCCCCGGCCGGCTCGGCATTTCGTGCTGGCCGTGGACGCGCTCTACCTCATGGCGCTGATCGCCGGCGGCATGCGCACCAGTTTTCGGACAACAGATCTGGTCACGGCCGGCGTCCTGACCGGTTTGGCGATTGTCAGTATCGAGACGTCGCTGCGATTCGTGTGGCATCGGCCGCATGGCGGCGGAAGCACCAACGATTTGCTCGCGGTCTGGACGCTCCCGGTCGCTCTTCTGCTCCCGC
Encoded proteins:
- a CDS encoding sulfite exporter TauE/SafE family protein, with protein sequence MNLLNVAGVFGAGIVAGTVNTIVGSGSLLTFPVLLGVGLSPLAANVTNTVGLVPGSVSGALGYRRELRGQRRRCLRLAVSSLIGGCVGAVLLLVLPSRSFERIVPFLVLMASLLVLVQPRLGRIVARRNSARGHDPQRTDPILDTTNGLTAVYGGYFGAAQGVILMALLGIFVPEDLQRLNAVKNVLAALVNGIAALLFAFFAPVAWWFALVEALGAVVGGQLGAVVGRRIPPRLLRAVIVIVGLVVAAKLFASW
- a CDS encoding TrmH family RNA methyltransferase → MAEVVPIYDPQDPRLADYRALTDVELRKRVEPAHGIFIAESALVIQRALAAGYRMISAFVSDRWLDELADQLSSVEAPVYVGAPEVLQSVTGFHVHRGALAAFARRPLSSVEEILRTSRRIVVLEDVNNHTNLGAVFRCAAALGMDGVLLSPRCADPLYRRSVRVSMGAVFAIPYARFDTWPDELTGVSAAQFRLLALTPDPAATDIRTLRVAAGERIALMLGAEGPGLSKQALDRAELRVRIPMHAGVDSLNVAAAAAIACFVVGEPAPPRLD